A window from Scleropages formosus chromosome 17, fSclFor1.1, whole genome shotgun sequence encodes these proteins:
- the rflna gene encoding refilin-A gives MVGHLHLQAMDESLKGKNREGLLDSPDSGLPPSPSPPFYSLSPALLESRAASCAPPPEHHGPCRKEGREGKLLPYLLLNSPGTESKARMFPVIFGESIEVNPRPGQEIRCNSEVRYDSDRHYRDQVYCVPVPTVTSYSETVVAVRDCTWRSYKSQVWLEPRQRPLHYCSATIVFPKHAKSSYRTTLRCGSMSPSRRFISSVQLQSSEDAGPCIIYTEDL, from the exons ATGGTGGGGCACCTACATCTACAAGCTATGGATGAGAGTCTGAAAGGAAAGAACCGGGAGGGGCTGCTCGACAGTCCGGACTCCGGGTTgccccccagccccagcccgCCCTTCTACTCGCTGTCCCCAGCTCTGCTGGAGTCCCGGGCGGCCAGCTGCGCCCCCCCACCGGAGCACCACGGGCCCTGCAGGAAGGAGGGCAGAGAAGGCAAGCTG CTGCCCTACCTGCTCCTGAACTCCCCGGGGACAGAGTCCAAGGCACGCATGTTCCCCGTCATCTTTGGGGAGAGCATCGAAGTGAACCCACGGCCAGGACAGGAGATCAG GTGCAACTCGGAGGTGAGGTATGACTCGGACCGGCACTACCGCGACCAGGTGTACTGCGTGCCAGTTCCCACGGTTACGAGCTACAGTGAGACGGTGGTGGCGGTGCGCGACTGCACGTGGCGCAGCTACAAGTCTCAGGTGTGGCTGGAGCCGCGGCAGCGCCCGCTGCACTATTGCAGCGCCACCATCGTGTTCCCGAAGCACGCCAAGAGCTCGTACCGCACCACGCTGCGCTGCGGCAGCATGAGCCCCAGCCGCCGCTTCATCTCCAGCGTCCAGCTGCAGTCCAGCGAGGACGCCGGACCCTGCATCATCTACACCGAGGACCTTTAA